One segment of Phalacrocorax carbo chromosome 24, bPhaCar2.1, whole genome shotgun sequence DNA contains the following:
- the LOC135317044 gene encoding nucleoplasmin-like, producing the protein MNSSSPFSRLLSERPVAALWGCQLDMGTRTCVVMEDNDFLEHLVLLRTICLGAEARDELHVVAVDSKNTYGDHKPVPIAALRTSVLPMISLRGLELVPPVTFVLKCGAGPVYLSGQHVTLEDDAHEEELSEEDIGDEDDPRAS; encoded by the exons ATGAACAgctcttctcccttctccaggTTGCTGTCAGAGAGGCCCGTTGCTGCCCTGTGGG GCTGCCAGCTGGACATGGGCACCCGGACCTGCGTGGTGATGGAGGACAACGACTTCTTGGAGCACCTGGTCCTGCTGAGAACG ATCTGCCTGGGGGCTGAGGCCAGGGACGAGCTGCACGTGGTGGCTGTTGATTCCAAAAACACCTATGGAGACCACAAGCCGGTGCCCATCGCGGCGCTGCGGACCTCAGTCCTCCCTATG ATCAGCCTCAGAGGTCTGGAGCTGGTTcctcctgtcacctttgtgcTCAAGTGTGGAGCTGGACCGGTCTATCTCAGTGGGCAACACGTCACCC TGGAAGATGATGCCCATGAGGAAGAGCTCTCAGAGGAAGACATAGGTGATGAGGATGATCCTAGAGCTTCATAG